Proteins found in one Acidobacteriota bacterium genomic segment:
- a CDS encoding M14 family metallopeptidase codes for MRAVAPLLICLAGSAGLAQEPPLPPLVPWDGQTRELIVPADDPWITPSERTGLTETPSYEETVAWLERLVAASPKLRMVTIGESGEGRDIVMVIASNEGAGDARALAANRRPTVLVHGGIHSGEIDGKDAGLMILRGLTVAGNSAHGIASLLDRVNLLFIPILNVDGHERSSRFGRINQRGPVEMGWRTNARNLNLNRDFTKLDTPEVQALIRTIVEYDPHLYIDVHVTDGIDYEYDITYGFNGTHSHSPHGNGWLANVLRPAVDAALARSGHVPGPLVFPADDDDLSAGIFEWNAPPRFSNGYGDARHLPSILVENHSLDPYDQRVLGTYVFLREALRIAGEEGSALRRAIARDRALDPESFPLDWGYSETPGTIDFRGVRGVRRLSGLTGGLYTEWTGEPVIVSIPLHREMVIAEQAARPAAWWIPAEWSDVIENLRAHGILMEPASEAVELDLEMYRLVDPRLAESAFEGRVRLTTGISPLIRKERMPAGSVRVPADQPLADLAALLLEPLSEDSLLQWGFFHSILSRTEYIEAYVVEPLARRMIEESPELYEEYLAALAGDPELAGSVAARRRWFYERSPWIDDQHLLYPVGRELP; via the coding sequence ATGAGAGCCGTTGCACCCCTGCTGATCTGCCTGGCTGGTTCAGCTGGTCTCGCTCAGGAGCCCCCCCTACCACCTCTGGTCCCGTGGGATGGTCAGACCCGCGAGCTCATCGTTCCGGCCGACGACCCCTGGATTACCCCGTCCGAACGAACCGGGCTGACCGAAACGCCCTCCTACGAGGAGACCGTCGCCTGGCTGGAAAGACTCGTCGCCGCCTCTCCGAAACTCCGGATGGTGACGATCGGGGAGAGCGGGGAGGGGCGCGACATCGTGATGGTGATTGCTTCGAACGAAGGCGCAGGCGATGCCCGGGCGCTCGCGGCCAACCGCCGCCCCACGGTGCTGGTTCACGGCGGGATCCATTCCGGCGAGATCGATGGCAAGGACGCGGGCCTGATGATCCTCCGCGGTCTGACCGTCGCGGGAAACAGCGCACACGGCATCGCTTCGCTTCTCGATCGGGTGAATCTTCTCTTCATCCCGATTCTCAATGTCGACGGTCACGAGCGGTCGTCGAGATTCGGCCGGATCAATCAACGCGGTCCGGTCGAAATGGGGTGGCGGACCAACGCCCGCAACCTCAATCTCAATCGGGATTTCACCAAGCTCGATACCCCCGAAGTGCAGGCTCTGATTCGAACGATCGTCGAGTACGACCCGCACCTCTACATCGATGTTCACGTCACCGACGGCATCGACTACGAGTACGACATCACTTACGGATTCAACGGAACGCACTCGCACTCGCCTCACGGAAACGGCTGGCTCGCCAACGTCCTCCGGCCCGCGGTCGACGCCGCGCTCGCTCGCAGCGGTCACGTTCCGGGCCCTCTCGTCTTTCCAGCCGACGACGACGATCTTTCGGCCGGGATCTTCGAGTGGAATGCTCCACCACGCTTTTCGAACGGATACGGGGATGCACGCCATCTCCCGTCGATCCTCGTCGAGAATCATTCGCTCGACCCGTACGATCAGCGCGTGCTCGGAACCTACGTGTTTCTGCGAGAGGCGCTTCGAATCGCGGGTGAAGAGGGGAGTGCCCTGAGGCGGGCAATCGCCCGCGATCGTGCACTCGACCCGGAATCATTTCCACTCGACTGGGGCTACTCCGAGACTCCCGGGACGATTGACTTCCGCGGCGTTCGGGGCGTGAGGCGCCTGTCAGGCCTTACCGGAGGCCTCTACACCGAGTGGACCGGCGAGCCCGTCATCGTGTCGATCCCGCTCCACCGGGAGATGGTGATCGCGGAGCAGGCCGCCCGGCCGGCCGCGTGGTGGATTCCGGCGGAGTGGTCGGACGTCATCGAGAACCTGCGAGCTCACGGAATCCTCATGGAGCCGGCTTCCGAGGCCGTGGAGCTCGATCTCGAAATGTACAGGCTGGTCGATCCCCGGCTGGCCGAATCAGCTTTCGAGGGCCGCGTCAGGCTGACGACCGGCATTTCACCTCTGATTCGGAAGGAGCGGATGCCCGCCGGTTCGGTCCGCGTCCCCGCGGATCAACCGCTCGCTGACCTCGCAGCGCTGCTGCTGGAACCTCTGTCGGAGGATTCGCTCCTTCAGTGGGGATTTTTCCATTCCATCCTCTCCCGCACGGAGTACATCGAAGCGTACGTGGTCGAGCCGCTGGCCCGGCGGATGATCGAGGAGAGTCCCGAGTTGTACGAGGAGTACCTCGCGGCCCTGGCAGGCGATCCGGAGCTCGCGGGCTCCGTTGCTGCGCGGCGTCGGTGGTTCTACGAGCGCTCGCCATGGATCGATGACCAGCATCTGCTCTATCCGGTCGGACGGGAGCTCCCCTGA
- a CDS encoding DUF3052 domain-containing protein has protein sequence MPRKLGFREGQRVSIINEPEDFITETLGELPEGIGFVGARAGNIDLCLLFSTSEAHLRKALPSVRKRIASDGAVWVCWPKKASGRDTNLSFDVVQRVGLACGLVDVKICAVDAVWSGLRFVIRLRDR, from the coding sequence TTGCCTCGAAAGCTCGGATTTCGTGAAGGCCAGAGGGTATCGATCATCAACGAGCCCGAAGACTTCATCACCGAAACGCTGGGCGAGCTCCCTGAGGGCATCGGATTTGTGGGAGCCCGAGCCGGTAATATCGACCTCTGCCTCCTCTTTTCAACTTCTGAGGCCCATCTGAGAAAGGCGCTTCCGTCGGTTCGAAAGCGGATCGCCAGCGATGGCGCGGTCTGGGTGTGCTGGCCGAAGAAAGCCTCGGGGCGCGATACGAATCTCAGTTTCGACGTCGTCCAGCGAGTCGGCCTGGCGTGCGGGCTCGTAGACGTCAAGATCTGTGCCGTGGATGCCGTCTGGTCCGGCCTCCGCTTCGTCATCCGGCTCAGGGACCGGTAA
- a CDS encoding UvrD-helicase domain-containing protein, protein MDQLSFEFTNAPEDADSLSRRRIREDLDKTFIVEASAGTGKTTMLIARMVALVETGNARAGELCAITFTKKAAQELISKFQEALEGRASECQGPPLERIEQALDERSSAFIGTIHAFCARMLRERPVEGGVPPDFEELDADQGAAFDQLVWEEWVEKALALGNDDLLELRRAGIRTSDLTGAFNWACGNLDVVLEEVDRPKPDLLKTVSDLLTWIETIPAVLPARSDASLARAIEQTRGIVSGAESISDHVAVRVLSLFESSSVNDGPKTWDGESDLRKRLNREMDKQLRPAIRRALTEWRAWLYPMVVRVVRPAAELAATRRRESGKLSFHDLLMLARRLLADHPEVREFFRKKYRYFLVDEFQDTDPIQTDIVFLLAGDLSASPGNLFIVGDPKQSIYRFRRADIALYMRVRERIIAAGGEILQLTKSFRSLPSICEHVNEVGRDFFPDEPTDRQAGFAGLESSREDTGTPGVYGRVTSDEEAPRQIARLIFDTRFGSAPKLRVGPAPAWRDFLVLTWDTLRIQKIADELEALAIPHRVTGGDTFRDSSELRLLHRMLQAMIDPNDEVALLAYLRLVCGISDDDLYRHRKAGGRWSFSAAVPDDSPETIRSAFELLLGFHEEGLELPPAALIGRVLDRTGLLSETLIQDRSSTRAGVILQFQSWARELSANGGATLPEIVDELGRLLESDTEIARHALGAGNEDAVRLMNLHQAKGLESRVVMLAHVDKKIQTKPVTEVVTRDHDSSEEPRARIAVVRKMGYTKRAIAAPDGWDESEQSERAFLEAERQRLLYVAATRARDVLVVESGLSSRKDIVGRWKDLVPPDLPLIDPPEKLPDPARTPDPIEPGDWGAVSGEIERSRRAMREVTHPDTSVTAGRHAAVPVGAAGRGHRWGSVVHMVLEGLSKDPGSDLAILARNALTEEGLASSLEDEVLEWVERFRASPLWKRAERSRRRFVEVPMAWPETLPDGTSRVVHGVIDLVFFDEGRWTVVDYKTDATAGRLGGLIEAYSPQIRAYVEAWSAVTGEKASGMLYFLDGALEIAVS, encoded by the coding sequence GTGGACCAGCTCTCGTTCGAATTCACGAATGCCCCGGAAGATGCAGACTCGCTGAGCCGGCGCCGTATCCGTGAGGATCTCGACAAGACCTTCATCGTGGAGGCTTCCGCCGGCACGGGAAAGACCACCATGCTCATCGCCCGGATGGTCGCTCTGGTGGAAACTGGAAACGCGAGAGCGGGTGAGCTTTGTGCGATCACGTTCACAAAGAAGGCCGCGCAGGAGCTGATCTCGAAGTTCCAGGAGGCGCTCGAAGGACGCGCGTCCGAATGTCAGGGCCCGCCGCTCGAACGGATCGAACAGGCCCTCGACGAAAGAAGCTCCGCGTTCATCGGAACGATTCACGCATTTTGCGCGCGGATGCTGCGAGAGCGTCCGGTGGAGGGGGGCGTCCCACCGGATTTCGAGGAGCTCGACGCCGACCAGGGAGCGGCCTTCGACCAGCTCGTCTGGGAGGAGTGGGTCGAAAAGGCGCTGGCTCTTGGCAACGATGACCTCCTCGAGCTCAGACGAGCCGGTATCCGTACGAGCGATCTCACGGGGGCGTTCAACTGGGCCTGTGGCAACCTCGACGTCGTTCTCGAGGAGGTGGACCGACCGAAGCCCGATCTCCTGAAGACCGTTTCGGATCTGCTCACCTGGATCGAGACCATCCCGGCGGTCCTGCCCGCAAGAAGCGATGCGTCACTGGCCAGGGCGATCGAGCAGACCCGAGGGATCGTGAGCGGCGCCGAAAGCATCAGCGATCACGTAGCGGTGCGAGTTCTCTCCCTCTTCGAATCGAGCTCGGTCAACGACGGACCGAAAACGTGGGATGGGGAGTCGGATCTTCGGAAGCGTCTGAACCGGGAGATGGACAAACAGTTGCGCCCCGCCATCCGCCGGGCACTCACCGAATGGAGAGCCTGGCTCTACCCCATGGTCGTCCGCGTGGTTCGACCGGCTGCAGAGCTGGCGGCGACCCGTCGCCGCGAGAGCGGAAAGCTCAGCTTTCACGATCTGCTCATGCTCGCACGCAGGCTGCTCGCCGATCATCCGGAGGTGCGGGAGTTCTTCCGGAAGAAGTATCGCTATTTTCTCGTCGACGAGTTTCAGGATACGGATCCGATCCAGACCGACATTGTCTTTCTGCTCGCGGGCGACCTCTCCGCGTCGCCGGGAAATCTCTTCATCGTCGGCGATCCCAAGCAATCGATTTATCGCTTCCGACGGGCCGACATCGCGCTGTACATGCGGGTTCGCGAACGGATCATCGCTGCCGGAGGCGAAATCCTGCAGCTCACGAAAAGCTTTCGTTCCCTCCCTTCCATCTGCGAGCACGTCAACGAGGTCGGGCGTGACTTTTTCCCCGACGAGCCGACCGACCGGCAGGCTGGTTTCGCCGGGCTCGAATCGAGCCGCGAGGACACGGGTACCCCGGGTGTTTATGGACGGGTGACGAGCGACGAAGAAGCCCCACGTCAGATCGCGAGGCTGATCTTCGACACTCGTTTCGGCAGCGCACCGAAGCTTCGCGTCGGTCCGGCTCCAGCCTGGCGGGATTTTCTCGTTCTCACGTGGGACACACTTCGCATCCAGAAGATCGCCGATGAGCTCGAGGCGCTCGCAATACCGCATCGGGTGACCGGTGGCGACACGTTCCGCGACTCTTCTGAACTTCGGCTCCTCCATCGAATGCTCCAGGCGATGATCGATCCGAACGACGAGGTCGCGCTGCTCGCCTACCTCCGTCTCGTCTGCGGGATCAGCGATGACGATCTGTACAGGCATCGGAAGGCTGGAGGCCGATGGAGCTTCTCGGCGGCGGTTCCGGACGATTCACCCGAAACGATCAGGAGCGCGTTCGAGCTGCTGCTCGGCTTTCACGAAGAGGGTCTCGAGCTCCCTCCGGCCGCCCTGATCGGGAGGGTACTCGACAGGACCGGTCTGCTGAGCGAGACGCTGATCCAGGATCGTTCTTCCACCAGAGCGGGCGTCATTCTGCAGTTCCAGTCATGGGCGCGCGAACTGTCTGCCAACGGAGGAGCGACGCTTCCCGAAATCGTCGACGAGCTCGGACGCCTCCTCGAATCCGATACCGAGATCGCCAGACACGCCCTCGGAGCCGGGAACGAGGATGCCGTCCGGCTGATGAATCTGCATCAGGCAAAGGGGCTCGAGTCGCGGGTGGTCATGCTTGCTCATGTCGACAAGAAGATTCAGACCAAACCCGTCACCGAGGTCGTGACTCGAGATCACGATTCATCGGAGGAGCCACGGGCACGGATCGCCGTCGTTCGGAAGATGGGATACACCAAACGGGCGATCGCCGCACCAGACGGCTGGGATGAATCCGAGCAGAGCGAGCGGGCGTTTCTCGAAGCCGAGCGTCAACGGCTCCTCTACGTCGCTGCGACGCGCGCCCGGGATGTTCTCGTCGTTGAATCGGGCCTCTCTTCCAGGAAAGACATCGTCGGACGATGGAAGGATCTCGTCCCGCCGGACCTCCCCCTCATCGATCCTCCTGAAAAGCTGCCCGACCCGGCGCGAACACCCGATCCGATCGAGCCGGGAGACTGGGGCGCCGTTTCCGGGGAGATCGAACGCTCACGCCGTGCCATGCGGGAGGTCACCCATCCCGACACGTCCGTCACGGCCGGCAGGCACGCAGCGGTTCCAGTTGGTGCGGCCGGGCGCGGCCATCGGTGGGGGAGTGTAGTGCACATGGTGCTCGAGGGGCTTTCGAAGGATCCCGGATCGGATCTCGCGATCCTCGCCAGAAATGCACTGACCGAGGAGGGCCTCGCGAGCTCGCTCGAAGACGAAGTCCTCGAATGGGTCGAGCGCTTTAGAGCTTCCCCCCTCTGGAAGCGGGCGGAGAGGAGCCGACGAAGGTTCGTCGAGGTGCCGATGGCATGGCCGGAGACGCTTCCGGATGGAACGTCCCGGGTGGTGCACGGCGTCATCGATCTCGTGTTTTTCGACGAGGGGCGCTGGACCGTGGTGGACTACAAGACCGACGCGACGGCGGGGCGGCTCGGTGGGCTGATCGAGGCCTATTCTCCGCAAATCCGGGCATACGTCGAAGCCTGGAGCGCGGTCACGGGGGAGAAGGCATCCGGGATGCTCTACTTTCTCGACGGGGCTCTCGAAATCGCGGTCTCCTGA
- a CDS encoding OmpA family protein, whose translation MKRLPVLLMAAALVIPAFAQETTVSGAEQALARAEARLQLAAMAGARSYASALYDEARMRVDYARTNLSSSNNETRNAAIRAAVEGWRAAEAAEAKAKWLSSTDQIRTLRAEIERLGGSVPAMMLVDEPSVTIQRSEESSARIADAEAALSRAKALDAERFIGEDLFYAEDILDSARGIARRQKQSTTANHLAYIAEMIGRRGEYLARLDTVSDVVPELRTERAELLQADLDRRAEQMQRERYESERRAAELREQLARERSQRAAEGEELARLRRQLREQQEIFAATLSADRTARLTAARRLDDLRLQYEAALSDSANRDAGEIERLRQQVEEQQLRLAQLRSREIQSERALMNELDLLRSELQRERASGNVSEEVVRERERFITAQSEEIERLRQERVQEEQNRQRVREEYERRVAASESRLREVQLEAERLESAVALERERAEEAERQLAAMRAEMERRETETARLAEERAARLRAMEARLSELAETRREERGFIVTLPGLYFDTGRATLKQGVRANLQKIAELVEEVPEAVIVVEGHTDSVGSEASNQNLSERRAVAVKDFLVREGVSPLAITTVGRGENQPIASNDTASGRAQNRRVELVISMRDAGQTQ comes from the coding sequence ATGAAACGACTTCCCGTATTGTTGATGGCTGCAGCGCTGGTCATCCCGGCGTTCGCTCAGGAGACCACTGTCAGTGGCGCGGAGCAGGCGCTTGCACGAGCCGAAGCGCGTCTCCAGCTTGCGGCGATGGCTGGTGCCAGGTCCTACGCAAGTGCGCTCTATGACGAGGCAAGGATGCGAGTAGACTACGCCCGCACCAACCTCTCGAGCTCGAACAACGAAACCCGAAACGCTGCGATCCGAGCGGCGGTCGAGGGGTGGAGAGCAGCCGAGGCCGCAGAGGCGAAGGCGAAATGGCTTTCGTCGACCGATCAGATCAGGACTCTCCGCGCGGAGATCGAGCGCCTCGGAGGAAGTGTGCCGGCGATGATGCTGGTCGATGAGCCCTCCGTGACGATTCAGAGGTCCGAGGAATCGAGCGCCAGAATCGCGGATGCCGAAGCGGCATTGAGTCGGGCCAAGGCGCTCGATGCCGAACGCTTCATCGGCGAAGACCTTTTCTATGCAGAAGACATTCTCGACTCGGCCCGAGGCATTGCCAGGAGGCAAAAACAGAGCACGACGGCGAACCACCTCGCCTACATCGCCGAGATGATCGGACGCCGGGGGGAGTATCTCGCGAGGCTGGACACGGTGAGCGATGTGGTGCCCGAGCTTCGCACCGAGCGCGCCGAGCTTCTTCAGGCTGACCTCGACCGGCGGGCTGAACAGATGCAGCGAGAAAGGTATGAATCCGAACGACGTGCCGCTGAGCTCCGCGAGCAACTCGCGCGCGAGCGAAGCCAGCGTGCGGCCGAGGGCGAGGAGCTCGCCCGGCTGCGGCGGCAGCTCCGTGAACAGCAGGAAATCTTCGCGGCGACCCTCAGTGCAGACCGAACGGCACGACTGACTGCCGCGAGGCGTCTCGACGATCTCAGACTTCAATACGAAGCCGCTCTTTCCGACTCAGCGAACCGGGACGCGGGCGAAATCGAAAGGCTTCGGCAGCAGGTCGAGGAACAGCAGCTCCGTCTCGCTCAGCTCCGTTCCCGGGAGATCCAGTCGGAGCGGGCACTGATGAACGAGCTGGATCTACTTCGATCCGAGCTGCAGAGGGAGCGTGCTTCAGGCAACGTCTCCGAGGAAGTCGTTCGCGAACGGGAGCGCTTCATCACGGCTCAGAGCGAGGAGATCGAGAGACTGCGACAGGAGCGCGTCCAGGAAGAGCAGAACCGGCAGCGGGTTCGCGAAGAATACGAGCGTCGCGTGGCGGCCAGCGAATCGCGGCTGCGTGAGGTTCAGCTCGAGGCAGAGCGGCTCGAGAGTGCGGTTGCCCTCGAGAGGGAGCGCGCGGAGGAAGCGGAACGCCAACTTGCCGCGATGCGGGCAGAGATGGAACGACGCGAGACCGAAACCGCTCGATTGGCAGAAGAACGCGCCGCCCGACTGCGTGCGATGGAAGCCCGGCTGTCCGAGCTCGCGGAAACGCGACGCGAGGAGCGCGGCTTCATCGTCACCCTGCCCGGTCTCTACTTCGATACCGGAAGGGCAACGCTCAAGCAGGGAGTAAGGGCAAATCTACAGAAGATCGCCGAGCTCGTAGAGGAGGTGCCCGAAGCAGTCATCGTCGTCGAGGGCCACACGGATTCGGTTGGAAGCGAAGCATCGAATCAGAATCTGTCCGAGCGTCGCGCGGTCGCCGTGAAGGATTTTCTCGTCAGGGAAGGCGTCTCGCCGCTGGCGATCACCACGGTCGGGCGAGGCGAAAACCAGCCGATTGCTTCGAACGATACGGCCTCCGGACGTGCGCAGAACCGTCGCGTCGAGCTCGTCATCTCGATGCGCGACGCCGGTCAGACC